One region of Cobetia sp. cqz5-12 genomic DNA includes:
- the mltF gene encoding membrane-bound lytic murein transglycosylase MltF, whose product MLKTSPSSLIPPVRQLLRHARRFLVAALALALLILPERTLIEMPTRLDDVRARDFIQVATRNTPTTFYRGRQGPTGFEYELARDFADYLGVSLSMDSEHNIESLTQSVLNDQADLAAATLPLDLSEQDLRFSRPILELQAMVVYRRGMHPPKELKDLVGKRIGVIKGAGTSLVLREVQQDIPELSWKETGELEVADLLQRIEEDQLDAAVVYAHQFKLNRLFFPNVENGFDVGDPLTLAWAFPAHGDISLLTAANDFLETRRQDGTLDQLVERYFGHDDYLEYVGARTFIRQARDRLPRYINTFKEAARETGIDWKLLAATGYQESHWQPKATSPTGVRGLMMLTNVTAREMNIANRLDPVQSIDGGSRYLVSIKGRLPEEIKEPDRTWMTLAAYNVGLGHLFDARRIVKMKGGDPNRWKDVREALPLLQNREWYQKVRYGYARGGEPVIYVRNIRRYYEILNYVYRSQQQFYQLDERPITDDEGDSNPFDTVPPIL is encoded by the coding sequence ATGCTCAAGACCTCGCCCTCTTCTCTCATTCCGCCCGTGCGACAGCTGCTGCGCCATGCGCGGCGTTTCCTCGTCGCGGCACTGGCCCTCGCCTTGCTGATACTGCCTGAGCGCACCCTCATCGAGATGCCCACGCGGCTGGATGATGTCCGTGCACGCGACTTCATTCAGGTCGCCACCCGCAATACCCCCACGACCTTCTATCGTGGTCGTCAGGGGCCTACCGGTTTCGAGTACGAACTGGCACGAGACTTCGCCGATTATCTTGGCGTGAGTCTGTCGATGGATTCCGAGCACAATATCGAGAGCCTGACCCAGAGCGTGCTCAATGATCAGGCCGATCTTGCGGCCGCGACCCTGCCGCTGGATCTCTCCGAACAGGACCTGCGCTTCTCGCGCCCCATCCTCGAATTGCAGGCGATGGTGGTCTATCGGCGCGGCATGCACCCGCCCAAGGAATTGAAGGATCTGGTCGGCAAGCGCATCGGCGTCATCAAGGGCGCCGGCACCAGCCTGGTACTGCGGGAAGTCCAGCAGGACATCCCCGAGCTCAGCTGGAAGGAAACCGGCGAGCTTGAGGTGGCGGACCTGCTGCAACGCATCGAGGAAGATCAACTGGATGCGGCGGTCGTCTATGCCCACCAATTCAAGCTCAACCGCCTGTTCTTCCCCAATGTGGAGAACGGCTTCGACGTGGGCGATCCTCTGACGCTGGCCTGGGCCTTCCCCGCGCATGGCGACATTTCATTGCTGACCGCCGCCAATGATTTTCTCGAGACACGCCGTCAGGATGGCACCCTCGATCAATTGGTCGAGCGCTATTTCGGCCATGATGACTATCTCGAGTATGTCGGCGCACGTACCTTCATCCGCCAGGCACGCGACCGCCTGCCGCGTTATATCAACACCTTCAAGGAAGCCGCGCGCGAAACCGGCATCGACTGGAAACTGCTGGCCGCAACCGGCTATCAGGAATCGCACTGGCAACCCAAGGCCACCTCTCCCACGGGGGTGCGCGGCCTGATGATGCTGACCAACGTGACGGCGCGCGAAATGAATATCGCCAACCGTTTGGATCCCGTTCAGAGCATCGATGGCGGCTCACGCTATCTTGTGAGTATAAAGGGACGCTTGCCGGAGGAGATCAAGGAACCGGATCGCACCTGGATGACGCTGGCAGCTTACAATGTCGGCCTGGGTCACCTGTTTGACGCCAGACGCATCGTGAAGATGAAGGGCGGCGACCCGAATCGCTGGAAGGATGTCCGCGAAGCCCTGCCCTTGCTTCAGAATCGTGAGTGGTACCAGAAAGTCCGTTATGGTTATGCACGCGGCGGAGAACCTGTCATCTATGTCCGCAATATCCGTCGTTATTATGAAATACTGAATTATGTTTACCGTAGCCAGCAGCAGTTCTATCAGCTGGATGAGCGTCCGATTACCGACGACGAAGGCGACAGCAATCCCTTCGATACAGTGCCTCCGATTCTCTGA
- the tadA gene encoding tRNA adenosine(34) deaminase TadA: MHRALDQARLAFEAGEVPVGAVVVNPQGDIIGTGYNAPVSTPDPTAHAEVQALRAAAARLGNYRLDDCTLYVTLEPCMMCTGALIHARVKRVVYGAAEPKTGMVESRANLFAQPWHNHHVEVEGGLLAAQAKRLLKSFFAERRGELPC; encoded by the coding sequence ATGCACCGAGCGCTGGACCAGGCACGGCTGGCATTCGAGGCTGGCGAGGTACCTGTCGGCGCGGTGGTGGTCAATCCCCAGGGCGACATCATCGGCACTGGCTACAATGCGCCGGTCAGCACCCCTGATCCGACGGCACATGCCGAGGTGCAGGCCTTGCGCGCGGCGGCGGCCAGACTCGGCAATTATCGTCTCGACGATTGCACGCTATATGTGACGCTGGAACCCTGCATGATGTGCACTGGCGCCTTGATCCACGCGCGGGTGAAGCGGGTCGTCTACGGGGCAGCAGAGCCGAAGACAGGCATGGTGGAATCGCGTGCCAATCTGTTTGCACAGCCCTGGCATAACCATCACGTCGAGGTGGAAGGGGGGCTATTGGCCGCTCAGGCCAAGCGCTTGCTCAAGTCCTTCTTCGCTGAACGGCGTGGTGAGCTTCCGTGCTGA
- a CDS encoding acyl-CoA thioesterase, translating into MTQTATAPLEALVTLLGLETLEENLFRGHSQDLGFPQLFGGQVLGQALSAATRTVPVERQVHSLHGYFLRPGDAHKPVIYQVDGVRDGGSFTTRRISAIQNGKTIFFCSASFHGKEAGFAHQLAMPDIESPEQLIEQGARIERYEGHPIEFLRLKAPGSASDDDACPPPRQRLWFRLAGELPEDDALHRYLLTYSSDFNLLATGLGGHGVRFGSPELQMASLDHSLWFHRDVRVNDWVLYEMDSPWAGGARSFARGSLYNRHGELVASSAQEGLTRLRKRP; encoded by the coding sequence ATGACCCAAACAGCTACTGCGCCTCTTGAGGCACTGGTCACCCTGCTGGGTCTTGAGACCCTGGAAGAGAACCTGTTCAGAGGGCACAGTCAGGACCTCGGCTTCCCTCAGCTGTTTGGCGGACAGGTACTCGGACAAGCGCTTTCCGCAGCGACACGCACGGTGCCGGTCGAACGCCAGGTCCACTCTCTGCATGGCTACTTCCTGCGCCCGGGCGATGCCCACAAGCCCGTCATCTATCAGGTTGACGGCGTGCGTGATGGCGGCAGCTTCACGACCCGCCGCATCAGTGCCATCCAGAATGGCAAGACCATCTTCTTCTGTAGCGCCTCCTTCCACGGCAAGGAGGCAGGCTTCGCGCATCAGCTCGCCATGCCCGATATCGAATCTCCAGAGCAGTTGATCGAACAGGGGGCACGCATCGAGCGCTACGAAGGCCACCCCATCGAGTTTCTGCGACTGAAGGCGCCAGGCTCGGCGAGTGATGATGACGCCTGCCCACCACCACGCCAGCGGCTGTGGTTCCGACTGGCAGGCGAGCTGCCGGAAGATGATGCCCTGCATCGCTACCTGCTGACATACAGCTCCGACTTCAATCTGCTGGCGACAGGCCTCGGCGGGCATGGCGTGCGATTCGGATCGCCCGAACTGCAAATGGCGAGCCTGGACCACTCGCTATGGTTCCACCGCGATGTACGCGTCAATGATTGGGTTCTCTATGAGATGGATAGCCCCTGGGCGGGAGGCGCGCGCAGCTTCGCTCGCGGCAGCCTCTACAACCGGCACGGCGAGCTGGTGGCATCCAGCGCCCAGGAGGGCCTGACACGCCTGCGCAAACGTCCCTGA
- a CDS encoding GGDEF domain-containing protein, with translation MTRRLVLMSLSLIAFGIALLGLWPSAGNEANALLLMMLTLQAAGQAAWHWRNTSLSQLFLSASLILNILLICTFLLPESWVGVDHWGDLLINLPGDWHIANIRPPILILFACFGLTTCALLRMRLGFGSAIQLTQVTLLLLFAMMSDASLSVASMVLAGPERVTLTSFVSLLLIAQWIDLQPAFMQMWRRNLIPLIISSSITLVCLLAWQQQSQDENNRINQSTYVLGDKIATELSREINDQLNAMRRFAGFWSLMGQRPSRGEWQRLARSYYKDFDYFQNIAFIDSDSVITRVFPDKGRNHDVLGVRLLDAQPDTPLRNPLELGIEGHTGIIDLIQGGKGMVSYLPVRDPRDGTILGAIAMVVDLAPLLDRAMDTARNEAFAVTLSERGNIYIHVGPESRLAPWGHRIPIELPATDLTLGLQPTQQYLAATRGRLPEVTLLTGMLLAYLLFLVIYMYRRVSQEHGIVKSANDALREEMVRRERLQNEIQWLARHDELTQLPNRRYFLEQVQSFSGKMPLTVMILDIDFFKTINDKLGHLEGDRYLQKIAAVSRAPVESAGGILARFGGEEFVVCIPECPRAVGRTLAEELRRAVQAAGLPQPATDSVVTVSVGMACVARAPLRLDALLQAADEALYRAKSSGRNQVQVAA, from the coding sequence ATGACACGCAGACTCGTCTTGATGTCGCTAAGCCTGATCGCGTTCGGCATCGCCTTGCTGGGACTCTGGCCGTCTGCCGGCAATGAAGCCAATGCGCTGCTGCTGATGATGCTGACCCTGCAAGCCGCCGGCCAGGCTGCCTGGCATTGGCGCAATACTTCCCTCAGTCAGCTGTTCCTCAGCGCCTCTTTGATCCTCAATATCCTGCTGATCTGTACCTTCCTGCTACCGGAAAGCTGGGTGGGAGTGGACCACTGGGGAGACCTGCTGATCAATCTGCCGGGCGACTGGCACATTGCCAATATCCGCCCGCCTATCCTGATCCTGTTTGCCTGTTTCGGCCTCACGACCTGCGCCCTGTTGCGCATGCGACTGGGATTCGGCTCTGCCATCCAGCTGACGCAAGTCACGCTGCTGTTGCTGTTTGCCATGATGTCCGACGCCAGTCTTTCCGTCGCCAGCATGGTGCTGGCAGGCCCGGAACGCGTCACGCTGACCAGCTTCGTCAGTCTGCTGTTGATCGCTCAATGGATCGATCTACAGCCGGCATTCATGCAGATGTGGCGCCGCAATCTCATACCGCTGATCATTTCCTCCTCGATCACCCTGGTCTGCCTTCTCGCCTGGCAGCAGCAAAGCCAGGACGAGAACAATCGCATCAATCAGTCGACCTACGTACTAGGCGACAAGATCGCCACGGAGCTATCTCGCGAGATCAACGACCAACTCAATGCGATGCGGCGTTTTGCCGGTTTCTGGAGCCTGATGGGACAGAGACCGTCACGCGGAGAGTGGCAACGCCTGGCGCGAAGCTATTACAAGGATTTCGATTACTTCCAGAACATCGCCTTCATCGACTCGGACAGCGTGATAACGCGCGTCTTCCCGGACAAGGGTCGCAATCATGATGTGCTGGGTGTACGCCTGCTGGATGCTCAGCCGGACACGCCGCTGCGCAATCCTCTGGAACTCGGCATCGAGGGCCACACCGGTATCATCGACCTGATTCAGGGCGGCAAGGGCATGGTGTCCTACCTACCGGTACGTGACCCTCGTGATGGCACCATCCTGGGGGCGATCGCCATGGTGGTCGACCTGGCCCCTCTGCTCGACAGGGCCATGGATACGGCACGCAATGAGGCATTTGCGGTCACCCTGTCAGAGCGTGGCAACATCTATATCCATGTCGGCCCTGAAAGCCGTCTGGCGCCCTGGGGACATCGCATCCCCATCGAGCTGCCCGCCACTGACCTGACCCTGGGCCTGCAACCGACACAGCAGTATCTGGCGGCCACTCGTGGCCGTCTGCCGGAGGTGACATTGCTGACGGGGATGCTGCTGGCCTACCTGCTCTTCCTCGTCATCTACATGTATCGCCGCGTCTCGCAGGAGCACGGCATCGTCAAGAGTGCCAATGATGCACTTCGCGAAGAAATGGTACGGCGGGAGCGACTGCAGAACGAGATACAGTGGCTGGCACGTCACGACGAGCTGACTCAGCTACCGAATCGTCGCTATTTCCTCGAGCAGGTGCAGAGCTTCAGTGGCAAGATGCCTCTGACGGTCATGATTCTGGATATCGACTTCTTCAAGACGATCAACGACAAGCTGGGACATCTGGAGGGAGATCGCTACCTGCAGAAGATTGCCGCCGTCTCACGGGCGCCCGTGGAGTCTGCCGGCGGCATACTGGCACGCTTCGGAGGCGAGGAGTTCGTGGTGTGCATTCCGGAATGCCCACGCGCGGTAGGCCGTACTCTGGCGGAAGAGTTGCGGCGTGCCGTGCAGGCTGCAGGACTGCCGCAGCCCGCTACGGACAGCGTCGTCACGGTATCCGTGGGCATGGCATGCGTGGCGCGCGCGCCATTGCGGCTGGATGCCCTGCTGCAGGCAGCGGATGAGGCGCTGTATCGCGCCAAGTCCAGTGGTCGCAATCAGGTGCAGGTCGCTGCCTGA